The Calliphora vicina chromosome 3, idCalVici1.1, whole genome shotgun sequence genome contains a region encoding:
- the LOC135955187 gene encoding uncharacterized protein LOC135955187, producing MLLILGGLSEWEFRCNKKNEDIIIYGNGLKIPIFIFKSKRKMLKLQDSRKYQRKCFNNFIRSAKGKKNLLYQRSYQFMDLIQLLFEKRKINKKLWEFKWIDTKIIETN from the exons ATGCTGCTGATTTTAGGTGGATTATCG gaATGGGAATTTcgatgcaataaaaaaaatgaggaCATCATCATTTATGGCAATGGATTAAAG ATTCCCATCTTTATATTCAAGTCGAAAAGAAAAATGCTGAAATTACAGGATTCCAGGAAATATCAAAGAAAAT GCTTTAATAATTTCATTCGAAGTGCCAAAGGAAAAAAGAATTTGTTGTACCAAAg GTCATACCAATTCATGGACCTCATTCAACTTCTTTTTGAGAAGAGaaagataaataaaaa gTTATGGGAATTCAAATGGATAGATACCAAAATTATTGAGACCAACTAA
- the Tasp1 gene encoding threonine aspartase 1: MSGFIAVHTGAGNIVDETKYQRVIKEACVRATDILKNGGSAMDACEAAIIRLENCGNTNAGLGSNLCWDGYVQCDASIMNGSNLHFGACTNVSTVKNPIQLARLLCDGQDRMLSMERIPPMVMAGPGAESYAEELGCAMIEPSGLISSKAKFTYNHYKSKVGNLTKASSTKMENSTHESNSQEREVSALDTVGAVCVDSIGNSAAGCSSGGLILKVPGRVGQAATYGAGCWATDTDDLSVATCTTGNGEYLMKTFLAKEICADLFTADCAVTSLHKTFKSKFLESPFLPADQGLYGGALSLLYYPKTNSGEVLWSHTTKSFCVGYMSTQQKTPKFVYSPLPTYSLPGKSSVVNGHNFHLRV, translated from the exons ATGTCTGGATTTATAGCTGTACATACAg GTGCTGGAAATATTGTTGACGAAACTAAATACCAACGCGTTATAAAAGAAGCTTGTGTAAGAGCTACAGATATCCTAAAGAATGGTGGTTCGGCCATGGATGCATGCGAAGCAGCAATCATACGTCTGGAGAACTGTGGCAATACAAACGCTGGGCTTGGGTCGAATCTCTGCTGGGACGGATATGTGCAATGTGATGCATCTATTATGAATGGTTCCAATTTGCACTTTGGTGcgtgtacaaatgtttcaactGTGAAAAATCCCATACAATTGGCGCGACTGTTATGTGACGGTCAAGATCGAATGCTGTCAATGGAGCGCATACCACCAATGGTTATGGCCGGTCCCGGTGCTGAGAGCTATGCCGAAGAACTGGGATGCGCCATGATAGAACCTAGTGGTCTTATATCCTCTAAAGCTAAATTTACATATAACCATTACAAGTCTAAAGTGGGGAACTTAACAAAAGCTTCTAGTACTAAGATGGAGAATTCTACACACGAGTCAAATTCTCAGGAGAGGGAAGTGAGTGCATTAGATACGGTAGGAGCGGTGTGTGTAGACAGTATAGGAAACTCTGCCGCTGGCTGTAGTTCGGgtggtttaattttaaaagttccTGGTCGTGTAGGTCAGGCTGCCACGTATGGTGCCGGCTGTTGGGCCACTGACACTGACGACCTTTCCGTTGCTACATGCACTACCGGCAATGgagaatatttaatgaaaacgtTCCTGGCCAAGGAAATATGTGCTGATCTCTTTACTGCCGACTGTGCTGTAACTAGCCtccataaaacattcaaaagcaaatttttggaatcaccGTTTCTTCCGGCCGATCAGGGCCTATATGGTGGCGCCTTGTCCCTGCTATACTATCCTAAGACAAATAGTGGGGAAGTGTTATGGAGCCACACTACAAAATCGTTTTGCGTGGGTTATATGTCAACGCAACAGAAAACGCCAAAA TTTGTTTATTCGCCATTGCCAACATACAGTCTGCCGGGAAAGTCGAGCGTTGTTAATGGACACAATTTCCATCTGCGTGTATAG